The genomic segment CTGCTGGCCTCCGCACGGGCGCACGGGGCGCGGCCCGGCACCCCCGCGTGGGAGGGGGCGCTGTGGCTCGCGGCGGGGCTGGAACTCTTCCAGAACTGGGTGCTGATTCACGACGACATCGAGGACGACTCGGAGGAGCGGCGGGGCCAACCTGCGCTGCACCGCCTGCACGGGGTCCCCCTGGCGATCAACGCGGGCGACGCCCTGCACGCCTACATGTGGGCCGCCGTCCACCGCGCCGGGGTGCCGGGCGGCATGGAGGAGTTCCTGGCGATGATTCACCGCACCGCCGAGGGCCAGCACCTCGACCTGAGCTGGGTGGAGAGCGGCGAGTGGGCGCTCACCGGGGCCGACTACCTGGAGATGGTGCGCCTGAAGACCGCCCACTACACCGTGGTGGTCCCGCTGCGGCTGGGGGCGCTGGCCGCCGGGCACACCCCCGACGAACGCTTGACCCCGGCGGGGCTGAAACTCGGCGCCGCCTTCCAGATCCGGGACGACGTGCTCAACCTGCTGGGCGACGCCGCGCAGTACGGCAAGGAGATCGGCGGCGATCTGCTGGAAGGCAAGCGCACCCTGATCGTCCTGCACTGGCTGGAGACGGCTCCGGCCGAGCAAAAGGCCCTCTTTCTGAACCAGATGGCCCGCCCCCGCGCCGACAAGGACGCGGGCGCCATCGCCCGGATTCACCGCTGGCTGCTGGAGAGCGCCAGCGTGGCCCACGCCCAGGCCCACGCCGACGCCGAGGCGCGGGAGGGGCTGGCCCTGCTGGAGGAGGCGCTGGCGGGTGCCCCCGACCCGCAGGCTGCCCGCGAGCTGGTGGACACGGTGCGGGGGCTGGCGACGCGCGAGGCGTGAGGGAAGGGCTTGGGCGGCCTACCCCCCCACCAACTCCAGCGCCGCGTCCGCGAACCGCCCGAAGCCCGCGTTCAGTTCCCGCAGCGCCGCCCCGTCCGGCACCCCCCATTCGGGAAAGTACAGCCCCACGTTGACCTCCAGCCCGAAGGCGGGCACCCCCGTCCGCGCGTTCCAGCGGGCGCTCAGCGTGTCGGTGGTCCAGGGGTCGCCCACCGCCACCCGCGTATGGGTGCCCATCAGGACCGGGGCGAAGGCCGCCTCGCACGCTTTCCGCAGCTCCTCCCACAACTCGGGGGGGAAGGTGGGGCTGGCCGCCGTGCCCGGCATGATCGTCAGCGCCGGGCGGGGCGCTCCGGTGTCCGGCCCCAGCGCCGGGCCGCGCGAGGCCATCGCGTGCCCCACGATCATCAGCCGCGCCCCCGCGATCTCGGCCTCCACCTGCCGGTCGAAAGCGTCCCAGACGCGCCGCAGCCGGGCCTCCCGCGCCTCCGGGGACAGTTCGAAGCCCGCCGGGTAGAGGGGCTGGCGGGCGAAGTCGGTCTCCTTGATGACTCCGTTGTCCGCCTCGTCGTCGCGGTGGCGATTGAGGTCGGCGGCGAAGCGGCTCCACGGCGCTTGCAGGAAGCGGGCACCGGGCAGGGCGAAGATCAGATCGGTGTAGGGATCCCCCTCCAGAAAGACGCGGCGCAGCAGGGCCTCGCGCTGCCCGGTGTCGAACACACCTTCCCCCAGCATCTCGCGCAGCACG from the Deinococcus sp. NW-56 genome contains:
- a CDS encoding polyprenyl synthetase family protein, which encodes MHPDLLTRVLSLLPQEAGRPELAHFHAMLRDYPQRGGKGIRSALLLASARAHGARPGTPAWEGALWLAAGLELFQNWVLIHDDIEDDSEERRGQPALHRLHGVPLAINAGDALHAYMWAAVHRAGVPGGMEEFLAMIHRTAEGQHLDLSWVESGEWALTGADYLEMVRLKTAHYTVVVPLRLGALAAGHTPDERLTPAGLKLGAAFQIRDDVLNLLGDAAQYGKEIGGDLLEGKRTLIVLHWLETAPAEQKALFLNQMARPRADKDAGAIARIHRWLLESASVAHAQAHADAEAREGLALLEEALAGAPDPQAARELVDTVRGLATREA
- a CDS encoding N-formylglutamate amidohydrolase, which produces MTPTRDDLLILTPHPSGALPADVLREMLGEGVFDTGQREALLRRVFLEGDPYTDLIFALPGARFLQAPWSRFAADLNRHRDDEADNGVIKETDFARQPLYPAGFELSPEAREARLRRVWDAFDRQVEAEIAGARLMIVGHAMASRGPALGPDTGAPRPALTIMPGTAASPTFPPELWEELRKACEAAFAPVLMGTHTRVAVGDPWTTDTLSARWNARTGVPAFGLEVNVGLYFPEWGVPDGAALRELNAGFGRFADAALELVGG